The stretch of DNA GGTTCAGTAGCCAGTCACAGTAACCTCTGCATGCCGGCGAGGGCATGCCCTGTAATCTGGAAAGAGCGTCCTGCTGAGATAGCTCCATTCCGTCCGTCTGTGATCTTCTCTGCCCGGACGCCGGAATATTCAGCATCCAGAAGCAGTTGTGCCATGTGGCCGGCCTCCACACGGAGGCACGTCGAACAAGGAAGAGGTTCACCGTTCAGTGACCATCGCAGAAACCACCGCGTCCGAAGTACGTGATGTCATCATTGTCGGCTCAGGCCCGGCGGGTTACACGGCAGCCGTCTACACGGCCCGAGCCAACCTCAAGCCCCTGCTGTTCGCGGGCTCAGTGACCGCCGGCGGCGAACTCATGAACACCACAGACGTGGAGAACTACCCGGGGTTCCCCGAGGGCATCATGGGTCCAGACCTGATGGAAAACTTCGAGAAGCAGGCCACCCGCTTCGGAACCGAGATCCAGTTTGAGGACGTCACCGCGCTGGACCTCGAAAGCCCTGTCAAGACCGTCACCATCGCAACGGGGGAGACGTTCAAGGCGCGGTCCATCATCCTGTCCACTGGTTCCGCCTACCGGGAACTCGGCCTGCCCAACGAAAAGCGCCTGTCCGGCCACGGAGTCAGCTGGTGTGCAACCTGCGATGGTTTCTTTTTCAAGGACCAGGACATCGCCGTCGTTGGTGGCGGCGACTCCGCCATGGAGGAGGCTCTCTTCCTCACGAAGTTCGCCAAGTCCGTGACCGTGGTTCACCGCCGTGATTCCCTGAAGGCATCGAAGATCATGGCGGACCGTGCCCTGGCCCACGACAAGATCAAGTTCATTTGGAACAGCACCGTGGAAGACGTCATCGGCGAATCGAAGGTCACCTCGCTGAAGTTGAAGAACCTCGTAGACGGAAACGTTACTGACCTCGCCGTCACGGGTGTCTTCGTTGCCATCGGCAATGACCCCCGGACGGACCTGGTGAAGGACGTCCTTGACCTGACTCCGGAAGGCACCATCGCGGTCCAGGGCCGGAGCTCCAAGACGAGCATCCCCGGCGTCTTCGCAGCCGGCGATGTCGTGGACCCCACGTACCGGCAGGCGATCACCGCATCCGGTTCAGGTTGCGTGGCCGCAATTGACGTTGAACACTACCTGGCGGATCTTCCCGCTTAGGCACTGACGAAAAACATACCGAGAAGAAAGAGTGGCTATGAGCAACGCTAAAGACGTAACTGACGCAAGTTTCGGCACCGACGTACTGTCTTCGGAGAAGCCGGTTATCGTGGACTTCTGGGCTGAATGGTGCGGTCCGTGCCGCAAGCTGGGTCCCATCCTTGATGAGATCTCCGTGGAGTACGGCGAGAAGGTTGACGTCGTCAAGGTCAACGTCGACGACAACCCCGCCATCGCTGCCGAATACGGCATCACTTCCATCCCTGCCGTTTACCTCTTCCAGGGCGGCGAAGTGAAGAACACGGTCATCGGTGCAAAGCCGAAGCAGTTCTTCGAGAAGGAATTCGCAGACGTTCTTTCCTAGGTGCATTCCCCAGTAGGGGAGTTGATACCTCAATGAGTGGCCATCGCCTATTTGGCGGTGGCCACTCTTGTTTCAAGAGGTCACGCTTTTGGGACTTCAAAGGCCAGCAATACCATGGCTCGGATACCTCCCGTGGTTGCTTTCCGGAGTGGACCGCGATAACTTGCGAAAGTAATCAGGCCTAGTGCGGCTGGTTTCACGTGAAACAGTACTGAGAGTGTCTCAGGTTTCGCCGCGGTGACCTTGGGCGCTCGTTCGTTGCAAGCGCTGCCAAGTACTCAGGATTTCCACCCATATGCATCGCTAAGCAGCCATTCTTGTGGCGTGCGAACCGATCTGGTGGACCCCTCTACATCTTCCCTCCGAATCCGCCGATGGTGATTGCCGCACATTTTGAGACGATGAGGCAGCGTTGAACTACATAAACGCATTCTTCAAATGACCTTTCCTACGAAATGGCCGCTTCTTGAACCACAGCGGCTCCCCTTGGGAGAGAATCGTTTCACGTGAAACATCTTGACATTTTGAGGGCGCACAGAGCAGCTTTCCTCCCAAGACCGCAGATCGAGCCAGAGGCCTCCAACGTCCAGCACTCACGGAAAACACATCTGAAACTCGTAACCGAAAAGTCTCCAACCGAGATGATAGTGGCCGGAGTCGATGGCGTAGGACTACGTTGAGAGTTCCAAGACTTCCTGGAACTCGGAATCAGGTAAACAATCCGACGCTGTGACCCGGGCATCGTGCGTTGTTCGCTAACGTCCTAGATTTTCCAGAGTCGTGGCCCAAGACGATAGCACCATCAATTTGTTTGAGCCATATGGACGTCCCAGGTGATCGCATGGGGGGAGCATGCCGATTCAGATGGGCTAACGCGAGTCGTGCCAGCCCCGCGGGCGGAGCGGCAAGGCACGGCACGGCACCCCATCGCACCCAATCGCACCGCAATGCACGCTGCGGCTGCAGATCATCTCGTAGGTCGAGCGACGAGCCCGCTGTCGGTGCGTCCGGAAGCACCACCCGCGGCATCTCGTGTGAACACCACGGCAGCCACTCCGTAACTGGCCGCTTCGTATCCAATAGCTTCGCAGATGCTCATGGTGACATGGCAAGGACAACTATCCCATGACTATCGACATGGCTGCGTTCAAGTTCGTGCTCGCTGTAGGTGCTGATTGCGGCAAAGTAGCACTCAAAGGACCTTCGAGACACCCATATGAAGCTTTCGCATGCGCTAGGCCCGCTCTTCCCCTCGTACAATACCCAAGAGAAGCTTTTTGTCTTCGACAGCAGGCAGCGTCCCCATCCCGGAGGGGCGCAGCCTTGGAACACGTTTCACGTGGAACACTCATGGACCTCGCTTAAGCCCAGAGATGAAGCACCGAAAGCACTCCGCCTGTCTTCAAGACAGTGACCTCGGGAGACTAGAACAGCACCGGGGAACCCTGTGGCAGATCCGACGTATGACCAGCCAGGAGTGGCGAAGGACGGCAAAAGAGCTCCACCACGAACCATCTACTATGCTCACGGCCCCCAACTGAAGGTTGACCACATCCCACTCTCTGGACTTAGGGAGGCGGATGGAGGGCGTTTCACGTGAAACAACCACCACACTATAGAGATCACGGGCCATGTCGGGTGCATCCTTCAACGTCATCTGTTTCACGTGAAACGCTTACGGAATCGCGCATCAGAGAGGGGCGCACCGGAGATCTGGAAGCTTTCGGACCCGGGTGCCCCCTGGTCCATCTCCAAGCTTGCTGAGCTTCCCAGTGAAAAGGGCTCCAACCCTCTCCTACGGCTCCGGAGGCTACGGGGAGTTCCTTCTGATCGGTGGCCGCGGTTGAGGGTCAATCGAGAGACCGGAGGCACAACTGGCCAGGTCTCACAGCAGAAGTCTCCTGCAGGCCCTCCCGACCCACGTCGTCGCCATTGTGTAGAAGACCAGTGTGCCGCATCTATGCCCGGGCCCTACGAGAGTCAGCGTCCCAAGACCAACTTCCTGGCCAACTTGTCGAGGAATCCTGAGCAACAGGCATGTCCATTTCTCTTGTGCCCGCGCCGACCACAACAACACGTGGCCCAGGTGGCCGGCAGTAGCGACCTATACATATATGCGAGACTGCGTGACTGCCCCAAGGGTAGCTCCCAGGTCCCATTCAAAGCCAGCAGCGTGGGGGCGATGCCGAACCAGGATTCATACTTCGGTAGTCGGGACACGGAATCCACCATTGCCTAGTCGCCCTCGTCAGGAGCCGTTTCCAGGATGTGCAGCAAGAGCCCTGCAAAGTTCTTCCGCCGCCCGGCTGACTGCTGACCGACGGGCCAGGACTGGCTTCGACGCCACACGATCACAAGGCCGCCGAGTCGTACCGTATCCCTCATGGGCTTACCGTCAGCTTCGGGCCGGCGTGCAGACCACCACAGCGTCTTCGAGTCGGCGTGCAAGACCACCGCGGCAATCTAGCGCCTAAGCTCGTGGGCTCACAAACACCACATCGAGACCGGTGGCCGCCTCCAACGTGGCACAGGCCAAGCCCCGCCGCCCAGTCCTGCCAAGCGCTGCACAACCCCGCTCTGTCGCCCGACCACCGCTAGCCAGCGACCGGCGGCCGCCGTAGCATTAGCAGGCAATTCCTTGCTGAGTCCCTACCTGTGACCGACCATAGTTGCCGCACAGCTTCATGCCGTGACGGGACGTGTGTTTTTTCCCACAGGTTTATCCACAGCTCCAGCCTCTTCTATCCACACAGTTATCCACACCCCGCTTCTTGCATCCCCAAGCTTCGTCCGGCGTCTGGCCATAGTAGCTGCCAGGCCAGTAGGGCGGCCACCTTTCACCCTTCGCATTGGTTCGAAATTGGGCGGTCAAGGCTCCTGCGGAATCGGCCACACAGGCTCACTAAATCAGCCAGATTCAGCCTATTTGAGTGCTCTGTAGAGTAACTCTGCAGCGTCAGTTCGTAGGTAACCAAAGTGCCTGCCAAGTTTCACGTGAAACAGCCGTTGTCAGACCGGGACTCTAGTGAGGTGAGGTTAAACTACTCGTGGCCGTGAGCACATGTGGGACAACGGTTCCACTGCTTGTGCACAGATCTTTCCACAACTTTATCCACAGGCTTATCCACCACGTCAACGAACCAACTGGTCGTGGCTCTGCCGTCCCGATGCGGACATCTGCTGCTATCTGCGCTGGACGTGAGCCCGGAACACGCCGCCGGAAATCCGGACTAGATGAGCCCACGGAGTAACCGTCCAACGCGTTAGGTCTTGCACTCCGCACGTCTCGACAGGCACTGCTAGGACTCTCCTGAGTCCAGTCTGGTCTGCACGCCAGCCATTCTCCTAGGGAGGTCCTGGAACTGTCACTGGAAACAATCCGGGCGCGCATGCCCTTTTTGATGCCGGCATACAGAAGCGAGATGGCATCTGTTCAGGGGCCGATACTTGGCGACGCTTAGCTGAGTACAGGGGGAGTGGACCTCCTGCGAAGCATGCTTGGGGCCACGAGAGAAGCAACTGACTACCCCCCCGTTGACAGGCCTCTTGTGCCATCGTGGCTGACCAGGGGGTCAGGCCGCTACTCTCGTCGGGGCTATCTGCCTTGCGCTCCACACCTCCAGTACATGGAGGGCAGGTCGGACAAGGACTTGGGGCAGATTGGACCGATGGTCACTCATACCGGGGTCGGAGTATCCTGACGCCGCTCGATATTGCCATTTGCACCGCAGGCCGGACTGTAACGGCAACCCTCAAGGAGACCGCAGAACTCGCACATTCCGCTAAGGTGCTGCGTCGTCAACGTGGATCGAATCCCTCGATTCGGCCTGTCTCCTCTTGTCTGAAGGCACTCTGTCGACGTGCGCTCGGACCTTGATGGCCGCGTGCTGAGCCATTACATGTCGGATCGGCCGCGACACGTCCAACTCAACGGCCTCTTCCCACTTGGGTCATCTCACTGCCAGCCAGTCCGTCCGCAAACACCGACGCACGGTCAGCGGGTCCCCAGGTTGCGTTTCACGTGAAACGTAAACGGAGGAATGCCATATGGCGGAGGCATGTCTAGGAAGGAGTCGGATCTGATGTCTACCACTTCTACGGTCCTCACTCTGCAGGAGGCTACGTAAGGCAAGAAGGTTTCACGTGAAACAGCACGCTTTGCGGACACAAGTCGCCTGGTTCCCCGCCACGCGTCACTAGGCCGAGAGCCATTGTCCAGATGTTCCACGTGAAACAGCGCTCTGCCGCCGACCGAAATTCGACTGTTCCCTACAAGTGCCCCAAGGCCGGAAGTGATGTCCGGTTGTTCCACGTGAAACGCCTCGTCAGGCACCGCAAGATCGTCTGCTGCTCATCACCCTGAGATGAATGCTCAGCACGCCGCTTCACGCATCGATAGGCAGGAGAACCAGGGCGGGATCTCTCCGACTCTCAGACACTCTTTGCGGGTTCCGATGCGAAATACCCTAGATGCAATCCGCGCCTGGGCGCTTTCGAACGCTGCATCGGCGTTGTCGGCTGAATCGATGACCAGTACGGCCTACCATGGGGTCACCCCAAGCCACAAGGTGTGATGCCTGGACTCGTCTAAACAAATGGCCAACGTCGACGGACCCGCACCCAGACAGCCTTCGGAAACGCTGCCTGGACGGATGACCAACACCGCGGACGCGCCATTTCTTCAGCTGGACTGCCGACGTCATCAACGCTTAGGGACTCAACGGCAATGCGTGGCTCCTGTGGCGAAGCATTCTTCGTCCTCATGCCGATTTACGTTCACTGTCCCCGCCGCCAAGTTGCAATTTTGAGGCCTATGGAACCTCCGAGTCATCTTGGTTGTGAGCGTCGCTCGGTCGCACGCAGCCCTGAGAACGGACGCAAGGGGATTATGGAGCTGGAGTATTGCCCGCTATTCACTGGACTTGGACAAGGCATGTTTGTCACTTCTAAGGCGACAGATGCTGAGGCCTTGAAGTATCGGTAGTTCACTTCGCTAACGGTCCCAGGGCTGTGATGGCTCGGCAACCGCATTCAGGCCATCGGTTAGGAGTGGCAGCAGCCCTACTGCCGCATCGAACCTTTCGGGCCACGGTCACTGTACCGACAACAGACTGCCCACACCCGATAGCAATAGGTGGCGACAACCACCCGTTAAATGATGTTCCGCCGCACACTGACCAGGGGCATTAGCGTCACGGACACAGCGAGTGGACGTGTTTCACGTGAAACACCTTCATCCCATCAGGTCTAACAGGCACTCATCGAGGATCATTCAAAGGACAATTCTGTCGGAAATTGCCTCGGGTGTCAGCGTGCAGTCCGCCTTCTTGTCTCCATACTAGGGGTGCGACGTTTCCCTGTCTGAACTGCTGGCAAGGTATAGGGCTTGGCATTCAAGTCACGGCCCGGAAGCTTCAATCAAGGCAGGCACTAGTCAGAAAAGACAGGAGGCTCGGTTCAAAAGAACCGAGCCTCATGTCATTCGCTACAACTAGTTAGCCGAGTCCGGAGCTAAAACATCCATGATCCGGTTCAAGTCCTCAACACTGGCAAATTCAATGCTGACCTTACCTTTGCGGACTCCCAATGAGATCTTGACGTTGGTATCCAACCGGTCGGAAAGAGATGATGCCAGGTAATCAAGCCGTTCGTGGCGTGCACCGGGGCGGGGCACATTGTTCTTGGCCGGGGTGGCCGGGTCCTGGTACAGGGTTACGGCCTCCTCAGTGGCCCTCACAGACATTCCCTCAGCGACGATCTTCTGGGCCAGCCGCTCCATCGCAGCGGCGTCTGGAAGGGCCAGCAGTGCCCGCGCATGGCCGGCCGAGAGAACACCTGCCGCTACCCGCCGCTGAACAAGCGGGGGGAGCTTGAGGAGCCGGAGAGTGTTGGATACCTGGGGTCGGGAACGGCCGATCCTGTCGGCCAGCTGCTCATGAGTCGTCCCGAAGTCCTCCAACAGCTGCTGGTAGGCAGCTGCCTCTTCGAGCGGGTTCAGCTGGCTGCGGTGCAGGTTCTCCAGCAAAGCGTCGCGCAGAAGGTCATCATCGGTCGTTTCGCGGACGATAGCAGGGACAGTATCCAGGCCGGCAGCCTGCACTGCCCGCCACCGGCGTTCACCCATGACGAGCTCATACGGCTCGACACCATCTTCAGTTGATTTACGGACAACAATTGGCTGGAGAACGCCGATTTCACGAACAGAGTGAACAAGCTCTGCCATATCGTCTTCGTCGAAGACTGAACGTGGCTGTTTCCGGTTCGGATGAATGTCCGTAACGGAAATCTCGGCGAAGTGGGCACCAGGGACCTCCACCAAGTCCGCCCCATTGTCCGAGGCGCCTAGCCCGGCCACCTCAGCGGACGGGGAACCATCCGATGAAGACGGGGATGAAGTCCCACCAAAGCCGGTACTCCCCGCCGGCGCAGCCGGTGCCGGTGTTGCCTGGCCTTTGCCCGCGGTGGTTGCAGTGTCATCCGCATCCGCTGCTGCTCCCGCAACCTCTTTGGCCTTCTTGGTAGTACTGCCAGCCGTCCGCGCCGTACTTGTAGATTTCCTGGGCACTGGAGTTTTCGCCGGCGCTACCTTTTTTGATGCAGGTGCGGGTTCACTGGGAGCTGCCGCCGATGGTCCGTCCGGCTTGCCCGTGCCTTCTGCTTCAACAGGCTCTGACTTCTTACGGCCTTCCGGGAAGAAGAGATCTACCGGACGCGACGCAGCGGCACCGTTGCCCTGACCGTTGGACGCGCCTGAACTAGGAATCAGCGCGCCAAGACCGCGGCCAAGGCCCCGTCGCTTCTCGCTCATGGGTAAATCCCTCCAGTGGTAGAACCGGGCGTAGTTCCGACTCCGGTCGATGCAGTATTGAAGATTTTAGCGCTCTGCTATTTCAGCAGCGGCTTCCAGGTAGGACAGGGCACCGCTGGAGGAAGGGTCATAGGTCATGACTGTCTGCTGGTAGCTCGGAGCTTCGGAGATACGTACGGAGCGGGGAACAACTGCAGAGAGCACCTGTTCAGGGAAATGCGTCCGGACCTCGGCCGCCACCTGGGCAGCCAGGTTGGTGCGGCCGTCGTACATGGTGAGCAGGATGGTGGAAACAACCAAATCAGCGTTCAGGTGCTTCTGGATCATTTCGATGTTCTTCAGCAGCTGGCTCAGTCCTTCCAGCGCGTAGTATTCGCACTGGATGGGAATAAGGACCTCATTGGCCGCGCAGAAAGCGTTGACTGTCAGGAGGCCCAGGCTGGGCGGGCAGTCGATGAAGATGTAGTCGAGCCGTTCCTCACCGTTCTTTTCCCGGGTCTTGGCGTAGACATCGATGGCCCGCCGCAACCGCTGTTCGCGCGCCACGAGCGACACGAGTTCGATTTCCGCCCCTGCGAGGTGGATGGTGGCCGGAGCGCAGATGAGCTTCTCCATGTCGGGGCACTGCGCCACTACGTCGGCCAGCGCCACGTCATTGATGAGTACGTCGTAGATGCTGTCCACGTCGGCATGGTGCTCAATACCAAGAGCTGTGGAAGCGTTGCCCTGGGGATCAATGTCGATGACCAGCACGTTCAACCCGGCAGCAGCCAGCGCGGCAGCGATGTTCACCGTCGTGGTGGTCTTGCCGACACCGCCCTTCTGGTTCGACACAGTAAAGATGCGGGTCTGTTCAGGTCGCGGAAGCCGGCGGCCCATCAGCTTTTCGCGGCGCTTGGTCTCGTGGGCGAGCTCGCGGGCAATCGGGCTGGAATCGTCAATGGCGTCAATAACGTTCGATCGACTCGCAGCGGTTGTTTCACGTGAAACAAGCGCTGCGGAAGAGCTGTTTACAACCGTTTTAGGGTGGTTTCCGCCTCGTCCAGGAATACTGACCGGGCCAGAGACAGAACGTGCGGACCCCAGCGTCACAAACGGGGGTATCCGTTGTGCGGAGGCTTCACTACTTGTCACTGGGGCACACTCACTCTCGTTCAGCCAATTTTGCTGCCGTTGTCTAGCCTAACTGCTGCACCCGGCAGACCGAGGTCACCGGGCCCTTACTAGGACTTCTTTTGGGGCTTGTTTACAACGATGCGCACTACCGTGGTGGGCTCCTCCAGGAGGTTGTCACCCACGGTGAGTACTGATGTCTCAACGCCACCCAGTTTCCGGATGGCCTTGGCGGCTTTCTCGATCTCTTCACCAGCACTGCGGCCCTTGATGGCAATCACTTCACCCGTACCGCCAAGGAGGGGAATGGTGAGCCCGGCAAGGTTCGTCAGGGCAGATACGGCCCTGGCCGTCACAACGTCGGCTTCGACATGTCCCACGGCAAGCTCGGCCCGGCTGCGCATGACCGTGACGTTATCCAGGCCGAGATCATCAACCACTTCCTGGAGCCAGATCACCCGGCGTTCCAAGGGTTCAATGAGCGTCAGCTCAAGATCCGGCCGCGCTATCGCCAGGCACAGCCCCGGAAGCCCGGCACCGCTTCCAACATCCGCCACACGGCTTCCCTGCGGAATCTCACTTTCGATGACGGCGCAGTTGAGGACGTGACGGCTCCAGAGTCGCGGGATCTCCCGAGGGCCTATAAGTCCCCGTTCAGTTCCGGACGTCGCCAAGTGTTCAACGTAGCGCTTAGCCAGATCCAGCCGATCGCCGAAAATCTTCTCAGCAGCCCGAAGTTCGGCAGCCGTGATATCAACCATGGTTAGCGGCAGCAATTCTCTAGTCAGCGGATACAACGATGTGGCGGCCGTTGCCTTCGCCCTCGGACTCGCTCACGAGTCCCAGGTCGGCAACAGCGTCGTGGACAATCTTGCGCTCGTAGGCACTCATGGGCTCAAGCGCCACGGGCTTGCCGGTCTCCTTGACCGACGCAGCAGCGTCTTCGGCAATCTTCTGCAGGTGTCCGGTTCGCTCCTGCCGGTAACCGTTGATGTCCAGCACCAGGCGCGAACGGCTTTCAGTGGCAGAGAGGACCGCCAGGCGAGTCAGTTCCTGCAGGGCCTCCAGGACTTCGCCGTCCTCACCCACCAGGCTCTCCAGCCCTTCGGTCTCCTCCTCGGCCACGATGGAGATGTACGTCCTGCCGTTGCGGACCTCGATGTCGATGTCGCCATCAATATCTGCGATGTCCAGCAGTTCCTCGAGGTAGTCGGCCGCGATGTCGCCCTCTTCTTCCAGCCGGCTGGCAGCAGAAGATTTTACGGGCGAAATGTCCGCAGTCCCGGACTCGTCGCGGTCCTCGACCACGTCTTCAGAGAGGGCGTGTTCGGTGCTTTCGGCTGACATCTACTTCTTCTTCCTGTTCTTACGTTGTGGCTGTACGCGCTGTCCCTTGGCTTCGACGATCGCGGCCTCGGCCTCTGCGTCGGCCGCGGCGTCCTTCTTTCCGGTCAGGATAGAGAGCGCGGGCAGGCCTTTGGCGGCCCGGCGTTCGGCAAGGGCCTTGGCAGCGGGGGAACCAGGCGTGGGCATCCGGCGGATGACGAAGAACTGCTGCCCCATGGTCCAAAGGTTCGTGGTGGTCCAGTAGATCAGGACACCGATGGGGAAGTTGATGCCGCCAACACCGAAGACGATGGGGAGGATGTACAGCATCATCTTCTGCTGGCGCATGAACGGGCTGGCCATTGCCTCTTCAGACATGTTCTTGGCCATGATCTGCTTCTGGGTGATGAACTGCGACGCCGTCATGGCGAGGATCATCACGATGGAGAGGATCCAGACGGCAGTCTGGTTACCGCCACCCCCGCCGTGCAGCAAGGAGGCTGACAGCGGAGCCCCGAAGATGCTGGACTCGTCGAACTGCACCACTTGGTCGTGGCTCATGGCACCGACGCCCTGGCCTGCTTTGGCGTTGTTGCTGATACCGGAAAGCACCTGGAACAGCGCGAAGAAGAAGGGCATCTGGATCAGCATGGGCAAGCAGGCGGAGAACGGGTTGGTTCCATGCTTCTTGTACATGGCCATCTGTTCCTGGGCCATGGCCTGGCGGGACAGCTGGTCGGTCTTGCCCTTGTACTTGTCCTGCAGCTTCTTCAGGTCCGGCTGCAGAAGCTGCATGCCGCGCTGGGCCTTGATCTGCTTGACGAACACGGGGATCAGGGCGGCACGGATCACCAGCACCAGCCCAATGATGGAAAGCGTCCACGTCCAGCCGTTGGCTGCCGGCATGCCGATGAGGGTCAGTCCCTCGTGGAAGCCCACCATGATGATGGAAACCAGCCACTTGAACGGAAACATGATTGTTTCAAAGAAGTCCATACGATATCCCTATTCGTCAGGCCGCACTGCGGCCTTCTTCATCAGTCCGAGCAACCAGGTACCTGTCCGGATTGTTCAGCACAACAATTGTGGGGGTCTGGTTTTCAGGCCATTCCCGCTTGCCGGCGGGGACGTGGTCCACGCCGCCGGCGTTCCATGGGTGGCAGCGGCCCAGCCGGCGGGCGGCCAGCCAGGTTCCCTTTACAGCGCCATGGACGGTGACAGCTTCAAGGGCGTAAGCCGAGCATGAAGGAAAAAACCGGCAGACCTGGCCGTACAAGGGTGAAATCACCTTGCGGTAGGCCTTCAGCAGGAGAATGAGGATGTTCCGGGGCGCGTTCCAGAGAAACAGCAGGACGGCGGCGGGAACAGGATGAAGATGGGCGACGACGGCGGTGGCGTTAGGCACGCGGTGTCCCCTTCTGTGTTGTACCAGCCGAACCCTTGGCAGCAGCCCGTTGGGGGCGGCCGGCCAGCCGGTTCAGCGTCGACTCAAGTGCAGCGTCGTAGTCCTCCCGCAGCTGGTCCCAGCTGGCGGAAGCGGACGCAGGCAGCGCCCTGACCACTATGGCGAGGCCGGTGCCGTGTTCGCGCAGCGACGCAGCACCTGCTTCCCGTAGTCTCCTCTTAACGAGGTTCCTGACCACAGCGTTCCCGACACTCTTGGAAACGATGAACCCGATCCGGCTGGGTTCGCCGGCAGCAATGGCTGCCGTATATAACACTACGTTCCGGCGTCCATTGCGGACACCGGAACGTACGGTTGTTGAAAAGTCGGCGGAAGTCCTCAGGCGGTTACGGGTGGCCAGCACCTTAAACTCGCAAGGAAGGTATCTAC from Pseudarthrobacter chlorophenolicus A6 encodes:
- the trxB gene encoding thioredoxin-disulfide reductase; protein product: MTIAETTASEVRDVIIVGSGPAGYTAAVYTARANLKPLLFAGSVTAGGELMNTTDVENYPGFPEGIMGPDLMENFEKQATRFGTEIQFEDVTALDLESPVKTVTIATGETFKARSIILSTGSAYRELGLPNEKRLSGHGVSWCATCDGFFFKDQDIAVVGGGDSAMEEALFLTKFAKSVTVVHRRDSLKASKIMADRALAHDKIKFIWNSTVEDVIGESKVTSLKLKNLVDGNVTDLAVTGVFVAIGNDPRTDLVKDVLDLTPEGTIAVQGRSSKTSIPGVFAAGDVVDPTYRQAITASGSGCVAAIDVEHYLADLPA
- the trxA gene encoding thioredoxin; amino-acid sequence: MSNAKDVTDASFGTDVLSSEKPVIVDFWAEWCGPCRKLGPILDEISVEYGEKVDVVKVNVDDNPAIAAEYGITSIPAVYLFQGGEVKNTVIGAKPKQFFEKEFADVLS
- a CDS encoding ParB/RepB/Spo0J family partition protein produces the protein MSEKRRGLGRGLGALIPSSGASNGQGNGAAASRPVDLFFPEGRKKSEPVEAEGTGKPDGPSAAAPSEPAPASKKVAPAKTPVPRKSTSTARTAGSTTKKAKEVAGAAADADDTATTAGKGQATPAPAAPAGSTGFGGTSSPSSSDGSPSAEVAGLGASDNGADLVEVPGAHFAEISVTDIHPNRKQPRSVFDEDDMAELVHSVREIGVLQPIVVRKSTEDGVEPYELVMGERRWRAVQAAGLDTVPAIVRETTDDDLLRDALLENLHRSQLNPLEEAAAYQQLLEDFGTTHEQLADRIGRSRPQVSNTLRLLKLPPLVQRRVAAGVLSAGHARALLALPDAAAMERLAQKIVAEGMSVRATEEAVTLYQDPATPAKNNVPRPGARHERLDYLASSLSDRLDTNVKISLGVRKGKVSIEFASVEDLNRIMDVLAPDSAN
- a CDS encoding ParA family protein, with protein sequence MPGRGGNHPKTVVNSSSAALVSRETTAASRSNVIDAIDDSSPIARELAHETKRREKLMGRRLPRPEQTRIFTVSNQKGGVGKTTTTVNIAAALAAAGLNVLVIDIDPQGNASTALGIEHHADVDSIYDVLINDVALADVVAQCPDMEKLICAPATIHLAGAEIELVSLVAREQRLRRAIDVYAKTREKNGEERLDYIFIDCPPSLGLLTVNAFCAANEVLIPIQCEYYALEGLSQLLKNIEMIQKHLNADLVVSTILLTMYDGRTNLAAQVAAEVRTHFPEQVLSAVVPRSVRISEAPSYQQTVMTYDPSSSGALSYLEAAAEIAER
- the rsmG gene encoding 16S rRNA (guanine(527)-N(7))-methyltransferase RsmG, whose product is MVDITAAELRAAEKIFGDRLDLAKRYVEHLATSGTERGLIGPREIPRLWSRHVLNCAVIESEIPQGSRVADVGSGAGLPGLCLAIARPDLELTLIEPLERRVIWLQEVVDDLGLDNVTVMRSRAELAVGHVEADVVTARAVSALTNLAGLTIPLLGGTGEVIAIKGRSAGEEIEKAAKAIRKLGGVETSVLTVGDNLLEEPTTVVRIVVNKPQKKS
- a CDS encoding Jag family protein; translated protein: MSAESTEHALSEDVVEDRDESGTADISPVKSSAASRLEEEGDIAADYLEELLDIADIDGDIDIEVRNGRTYISIVAEEETEGLESLVGEDGEVLEALQELTRLAVLSATESRSRLVLDINGYRQERTGHLQKIAEDAAASVKETGKPVALEPMSAYERKIVHDAVADLGLVSESEGEGNGRHIVVSAD
- the yidC gene encoding membrane protein insertase YidC, giving the protein MDFFETIMFPFKWLVSIIMVGFHEGLTLIGMPAANGWTWTLSIIGLVLVIRAALIPVFVKQIKAQRGMQLLQPDLKKLQDKYKGKTDQLSRQAMAQEQMAMYKKHGTNPFSACLPMLIQMPFFFALFQVLSGISNNAKAGQGVGAMSHDQVVQFDESSIFGAPLSASLLHGGGGGNQTAVWILSIVMILAMTASQFITQKQIMAKNMSEEAMASPFMRQQKMMLYILPIVFGVGGINFPIGVLIYWTTTNLWTMGQQFFVIRRMPTPGSPAAKALAERRAAKGLPALSILTGKKDAAADAEAEAAIVEAKGQRVQPQRKNRKKK
- the yidD gene encoding membrane protein insertion efficiency factor YidD — translated: MPNATAVVAHLHPVPAAVLLFLWNAPRNILILLLKAYRKVISPLYGQVCRFFPSCSAYALEAVTVHGAVKGTWLAARRLGRCHPWNAGGVDHVPAGKREWPENQTPTIVVLNNPDRYLVARTDEEGRSAA
- the rnpA gene encoding ribonuclease P protein component gives rise to the protein MLATRNRLRTSADFSTTVRSGVRNGRRNVVLYTAAIAAGEPSRIGFIVSKSVGNAVVRNLVKRRLREAGAASLREHGTGLAIVVRALPASASASWDQLREDYDAALESTLNRLAGRPQRAAAKGSAGTTQKGTPRA